One region of Primulina tabacum isolate GXHZ01 chromosome 17, ASM2559414v2, whole genome shotgun sequence genomic DNA includes:
- the LOC142531585 gene encoding cytoplasmic 60S subunit biogenesis factor REI1 homolog 1-like, which produces MPGLTCNACNKEFLDDSEQKLHYKSEWHRYNLKRKVAGVPGVTETLFLARQSALAEEKKKSDETPLLYSCGLCGKGYRSSKAHEQHLKSKSHLSRSSESTTGEDEGSTIIKPLPRVPKVPLHRSVPEDDDSEESEWEEVDDMEEDLAGEASDSRAELRVNESPDNDDMDEDDYKLDATCCFMCDLEHDSVENCMVHMHKKHGFFIPDIEYLKDPKGLLTYLSLKVKRDLMCLYCNERCHPFSSIEAVRKHMEAKSHCKVHYGDGSEEEEAEIEVFYDYSSSFVDEEGKQLVVVDDMQKDVELGSGGSELIITRRIGSTTLTKMIGSREFLIYYRQKPRPTPANSAITAAKLASRYRSMGLATVQSREHVLRMKVMKAMNRSGIDAMRSKIGMKSNVIRNLPNNVPY; this is translated from the exons ATGCCGGGATTGACTTGCAACGCTTGCAACAAGGAATTCCTCGACGATTCTGAGCAGAAGCTTCACTACAAATCTGAGTGGCACCGTTACAATCTTAAACGGAAG GTTGCAGGTGTTCCTGGAGTGACTGAAACACTTTTTCTAGCTAGACAATCTGCACTTGCAGAAGAGAAAAAGAAATCAGATGAAACTCCCCTCCTGTATAGTTGTGGACTTTGTGGAAAGGGATACAGAAGTTCTAAAGCCCACGAACAACATCTAAAATCTAAGAGTCACTTATCACGCTCTTCTGAATCAACAACTGGCGAAGATGAGGGAAGTACAATTATTAAGCCACTTCCACGTGTTCCAAAGGTGCCTTTGCATCGTTCGGTACCGGAGGATGACGATAGTGAAGAGAGTGAATGGGAAGAGGTGGATGATATGGAGGAAGACTTGGCTGGTGAAGCCAGTGATTCTAGGGCCGAACTCAGGGTGAACGAGAGTCCTGATAATGATGATATGGATGAGGATGATTATAAGTTGGATGCAACTTGCTGCTTTATGTGTGATTTAGAGCATGATTCAGTGGAGAACTGTATGGTTCACATGCACAAGAAACATGGGTTCTTCATACCTGACATTGAGTATCTGAAGGATCCTAAAGGTCTTCTTACTTATCTCAGCCTCAAG GTTAAAAGGGATTTGATGTGTTTGTATTGCAATGAGAGATGTCATCCATTCTCCAGTATCGAAGCCGTTCGGAAGCATATGGAGGCAAAAAGCCACTGCAAAGTGCATTATGGTGATGGAAGTGAAGAGGAGGAAGCAGAGATAGAAGTGTTTTATGATTATAGCAGCAG TTTTGTTGACGAGGAAGGAAAGCAGCTGGTTGTGGTTGATGACATGCAGAAAGATGTTGAACTTGGTAGTGGTGGCTCTGAGTTAATTATTACCCGAAGAATTGGCAGCACAACCCTGACCAAAATGATCGGTTCAAGagaatttttaatatattaccGCCAGAAACCACGGCCAACTCCTGCAAATAGCGCCATTACTGCCGCCAAATTGGCCTCTAG GTATAGGAGCATGGGTCTGGCAACAGTGCAATCAAGAGAACACGTACTCAGGATGAAGGTAATGAAAGCAATGAATCGGTCTGGTATTGACGCCATGCGCTCTAAGATTGGTATGAAGAGTAATGTTATACGCAACCTCCCCAACAACGTTCCGTATTAG